In Myxococcales bacterium, the DNA window CGCGGTGACACGCCTCGACCCGGAGCGCGACGCGGAGGTGCTCGCGGTCGTGTGCGCGGGGTCGGGCGCCGCCGAGGCTCTCGTGGCCGCCTTTCCGGGGGCCGTGCGGCGCGTGCGAGGGTGGAAGCGGTAGCCACGCGGGTGCCGTAACATGTTGAAGTTAGGGTGATATTTGGCCTTCGTGGAGGCCCCCTGCGGCGAGTGTGTCGCCCGTCGTAGGGTCGACGAGGATGAGGCTGCCCGTGGCGCGGCTCTCGGAGAACGGATCGAAGACGAGGGGGCTCTGCGTCTCGAGGGCGAGCGTGAGCACGTCGTTCTGGGCGAACGGCCCACTGGGCGACGCGACCTTGGCGAGGGCGTCGAGGTCGTAGCGTGTCTCGACGCGCGTGATGCGCGCGCGGACCCGACGCGTGCCCTGCTTCACGACGAGCGGCGCACCTGGGACGAGGCCGCGGCGCGCGAGCACGACGACGTCGGCCGTGACGGAGGTCGCGACGCGCGGGGGCCGATCGGCGTGGGCGATCACGTCGCCGCGGGACACGGAGATGGCATCGTCGAGCGTGACGGTGACGCTCTCGCCAGCGCGCGCGGACCCCGCACGGCCGCGAGCCGTCGTGAGGGTGGCGATGCGTGAAGCGTGCCCTTCGGGGAAGACGCCGACCGCGTCGCCTTCGTGGAGTGGGCCGCCCGTGACACGCCCCGCGTACGCACGGAGGCGCGCGTCGGCCGGGCGCGCGACCCACTGCACGGCGAGGCGCCCTCGGCCTTCGGTGGAGCGTTCGCGGGCGCGGGATCGTTCGAGCACGGTGAGGAGAGGCACGCCGTCGTACCAGGGCATTTTCCCGCTCGGGTGCACGACGTTGTCGCCTCCGAGCGCCGAGATCGGGACCACGACGACCTCGGGGGTCGGTCCGGGCAGGAGGCGCGCGAGCTCGTCGATCGTGGCCACGACGTGCTCACGTACCTCGGCGAAGCGAGTGTCCGAGAAGCCCACGGCGTCCATCTTGTTGATGCAGACGACGAACGTGCCGACGCCGACGAGGCGCGAGAGCAAGACGTGGCGGCGCGTCTGCGCGACGACGCCCCTCGTAGCGTCGAGCAGCACGATCGCGACGTCGGCGCTCGAGGCGGCCACGGCCATGTTGCATGTGTACTGCACGTGTCCGGGGGAGTCGGCGAGGGAGAACCGTCGCGCGGCGCTCCGGAACGTGCGCCACGCGACGTCGATGGTGATGCCCTGTTCGCGCTCGGCGCGGAGTCCGTCGGTGAGGAGCGACAGGTCGACCCCCTCGAGCCCGCGACGTCGTGTCGCGGTGGCGACGTGAGCGAGCTGGTCGTCGAGCACGGCCCCGGCGTCGAAGAGGAGCCGCCCGATGAGGGTGCTCTTGCCGTCGTCGACGCTCCCGCACGTCGCGAGGTGGAGGGCGCGATCGTCCTTTGGCGAGGGTGCGTGGCTCATCAGAAATACCCTTCCTTTTTGCGGTCTTCCATGGCGGCTTCGGTCTGCCGGTCGTCGGCTCGGGTCGCGCCCCGCTCGGTGGTTCGAGCGGTCCGGACCTCGTCGAGCACGGCGTCGAGGGTCGTCGCTTCGGAGCGCACGGCGCCGGTG includes these proteins:
- a CDS encoding sulfate adenylyltransferase — encoded protein: MSHAPSPKDDRALHLATCGSVDDGKSTLIGRLLFDAGAVLDDQLAHVATATRRRGLEGVDLSLLTDGLRAEREQGITIDVAWRTFRSAARRFSLADSPGHVQYTCNMAVAASSADVAIVLLDATRGVVAQTRRHVLLSRLVGVGTFVVCINKMDAVGFSDTRFAEVREHVVATIDELARLLPGPTPEVVVVPISALGGDNVVHPSGKMPWYDGVPLLTVLERSRARERSTEGRGRLAVQWVARPADARLRAYAGRVTGGPLHEGDAVGVFPEGHASRIATLTTARGRAGSARAGESVTVTLDDAISVSRGDVIAHADRPPRVATSVTADVVVLARRGLVPGAPLVVKQGTRRVRARITRVETRYDLDALAKVASPSGPFAQNDVLTLALETQSPLVFDPFSESRATGSLILVDPTTGDTLAAGGLHEGQISP